From a region of the Rhipicephalus microplus isolate Deutch F79 chromosome X, USDA_Rmic, whole genome shotgun sequence genome:
- the LOC142775886 gene encoding uncharacterized protein LOC142775886 isoform X1: MQAYVTAGTVIIQRMGRGSMHGSLIWKDCDLLGSFERTKLPNGWLQAYFSSRAMQLAHMQSKSWSAPLVFCAGRSISIRQDTGINNNVPAVTRGLVLHGHVQCNKNRAQKTNKYKGTASDCSPAQSLQQQKEHIVMSGAAAA, from the exons atgcaagcctatgtcactgctgggactgttatcattcagcggatggggcgtggaagcatgcatggcagcctcatctggaaggactgcgatctgcttgggagcttcgagcgcacaaaactgcctaacggctggctgcaag cctatttcagcagcagagcgatgcagctagcacacatgcaatccaagtcatggagcgctcctttggtgttctgtgcaggacgcagcatatccatccggcaagacactggtatcaacaataatg ttccagcagtaacaaggggtttggtgctccacggtcatgtacagtgtaacaagaacagagcacagaagaccaacaagtataaagggactgccagtgactgttctcctgctcaaagtttacaacagcagaaagagcacattgtgatgtcaggagcagctgctgcttaa
- the LOC142775886 gene encoding uncharacterized protein LOC142775886 isoform X2 has protein sequence MQAYVTAGTVIIQRMGRGSMHGSLIWKDCDLLGSFERTKLPNGWLQGRSISIRQDTGINNNVPAVTRGLVLHGHVQCNKNRAQKTNKYKGTASDCSPAQSLQQQKEHIVMSGAAAA, from the exons atgcaagcctatgtcactgctgggactgttatcattcagcggatggggcgtggaagcatgcatggcagcctcatctggaaggactgcgatctgcttgggagcttcgagcgcacaaaactgcctaacggctggctgcaag gacgcagcatatccatccggcaagacactggtatcaacaataatg ttccagcagtaacaaggggtttggtgctccacggtcatgtacagtgtaacaagaacagagcacagaagaccaacaagtataaagggactgccagtgactgttctcctgctcaaagtttacaacagcagaaagagcacattgtgatgtcaggagcagctgctgcttaa